In Actinomadura citrea, a single window of DNA contains:
- a CDS encoding acetoacetate decarboxylase family protein encodes MTTTAQTHAIQGERITLPVRIRDAAVGSAMFAVPAGAAQDVIAYSGLAVAEPLPGRAVCSLAFVRYAEGDLGPYHEFAVAFLVRPPGAAPSPGVLGRMRGIGAFIHWLPVNQEFTLEAGRTIWGFPKEIAGIPMDLSGRVKRCAVRIGGRTAIEVAIRPGVPMPAGSAAPSVDAYSCLDGVTRRTPWTLTPSGVRTRPGGATVVLGDHPVADELRALGLDRARALTTSTVGHLQMVFQGAEEVRT; translated from the coding sequence GTGACAACGACCGCGCAGACGCACGCGATCCAGGGGGAGCGGATCACCCTCCCGGTAAGGATCCGTGACGCCGCCGTCGGCTCGGCGATGTTCGCCGTCCCCGCCGGCGCCGCCCAGGACGTCATCGCCTACTCCGGGCTCGCCGTGGCGGAACCGCTGCCCGGCAGGGCCGTCTGCTCGCTGGCGTTCGTCCGGTACGCCGAGGGCGACCTCGGCCCGTACCACGAGTTCGCCGTCGCGTTCCTGGTGCGCCCGCCCGGCGCGGCTCCGTCGCCGGGCGTGCTCGGGCGGATGCGCGGGATCGGGGCCTTCATCCACTGGCTGCCGGTCAACCAGGAGTTCACCCTGGAGGCCGGGCGGACGATCTGGGGCTTCCCCAAGGAGATCGCCGGCATCCCCATGGACCTCTCCGGGCGCGTGAAGCGCTGCGCGGTGCGGATCGGCGGGCGGACGGCGATCGAGGTGGCGATCCGGCCGGGCGTGCCGATGCCGGCCGGCTCGGCGGCCCCGAGCGTCGACGCCTACTCCTGCCTGGACGGCGTGACGCGCCGGACGCCGTGGACGCTCACGCCGTCCGGCGTCCGGACCCGTCCGGGCGGCGCGACCGTCGTCCTCGGCGACCATCCGGTGGCGGACGAGCTGCGCGCCCTCGGGCTCGACCGGGCGCGGGCGCTCACCACGAGCACGGTCGGGCATCTGCAGATGGTGTTCCAGGGCGCCGAGGAGGTGCGCACGTGA
- a CDS encoding SDR family NAD(P)-dependent oxidoreductase: MKRTALVTGAAHGLGAMAARRLAAAAWDVVAVDVDELGLAKTAQRSPNTHVRVCDVTDPDAVAQVLAMTGPVHRVVHAASAAPSGPVLALPLGEMEDVLRRNVLGTVNVVQATLPGMLERSARSPERSAGGAERPGSNPPSPGDMEGRPPQGRAGEVFLCPDASGPPASPSAAAVAAYADALWAEHGGRGVTLRCVHAAAGTPHGLVLDAMDRSLARPARGVHVRVRPARRPFPAALARR, from the coding sequence GTGAAGCGGACGGCGCTGGTGACCGGCGCCGCGCACGGGCTCGGCGCCATGGCGGCGCGCCGGCTGGCCGCGGCGGCGTGGGACGTGGTCGCGGTGGACGTGGACGAGCTCGGCCTCGCCAAGACGGCGCAGCGCTCCCCCAACACGCACGTGCGTGTGTGCGACGTCACCGACCCCGACGCCGTGGCGCAGGTGCTGGCGATGACGGGCCCGGTGCACCGCGTCGTCCACGCCGCGTCCGCCGCGCCGTCCGGGCCGGTTCTGGCGCTGCCCCTCGGCGAGATGGAGGACGTCCTGCGGAGGAACGTCCTCGGCACCGTCAACGTCGTCCAGGCCACGCTGCCGGGGATGCTGGAACGTTCGGCCCGGTCCCCGGAGCGGAGCGCCGGCGGAGCGGAAAGGCCCGGGTCGAACCCGCCCTCGCCAGGGGATATGGAGGGTCGCCCCCCACAGGGACGGGCCGGGGAGGTGTTCCTCTGCCCGGACGCCTCCGGCCCGCCCGCGAGCCCGTCCGCCGCCGCCGTGGCCGCCTACGCCGACGCGCTGTGGGCCGAGCACGGCGGGCGGGGCGTGACGCTGCGCTGCGTCCACGCCGCGGCCGGGACGCCGCACGGCCTCGTCCTCGACGCGATGGACCGCTCGCTCGCGCGCCCCGCCCGGGGCGTCCACGTACGGGTCCGGCCGGCGCGCCGACCGTTCCCGGCGGCGCTCGCCCGACGCTGA
- a CDS encoding HelD family protein, translated as MSSQVNGRPTGPGGTVKDREIAVEQRYVDTAYARLEEMRADAQAMIREGYRQSLAGTKASLVDRDAMVHQAALRVQALDVADDGLVFGRLDLASREARYIGRVGVRTSEHDSLVIDWRAPAAEDFYRATPEDPRGVVRRRVLHSRGHTVVDLEDDLLDPEAADGMTVVGDGAFLASLARTREGAMRDIVATIQREQDEVIRAPADGTVLVRGAPGTGKTAVALHRVAYLLFRHRRRFGSRGVLVVGPNRRFTAYIERVLPSLGEGSATLRSLGDLVDGATATVHDTPRLARVKGAEAMVTVLRRAVADHAPGAPDELRVVFKGVVVTLDRARLDRIRNEVHRRSRGSVNAARGRAAEMLLDALWRRFAEIGGPEAAEAEEGAEAGLWNAILAADGLASLDEEPARGNGAGNGDPKRAQFDARVREQRAFTDFLVAWWPIRRPLDVLRSLGDPARLRGAAGRDLDRADVEPLAASWAGDGAPLSYQDVALLDELDALLGAPPRPSRRRRPPSEDDPFVVDGVNILTGEEVVDETWEPEMQELTTSMERLERSRRVDDGVVEERPEYAHLVVDEAQDLSPMQWRMLGRRGRQASWTIVEDPAQSAWEDLAAARRAMEAALGGERPASRGRRRNRKAPPPRARHEYELTTNYRNSTEIAAVSARVLARALPEARPARAVRTSGIEPVVRVVPEPDLGPAARAAVEELLDQVEGTIGLIVPLSLEESGGQASLFDGPATAWDAADRDRLGAGLPERVQVLDVLEAKGLEFDAAVIVAPETVAAQSPRGLRVLYVAVSRATQRLTVLTADPRWKDTLLTG; from the coding sequence ATGTCTTCCCAGGTCAACGGGCGGCCGACCGGTCCCGGCGGCACGGTGAAGGACCGGGAGATCGCCGTCGAACAGCGCTACGTCGACACCGCCTACGCGCGGCTGGAGGAGATGCGCGCGGACGCCCAGGCCATGATCCGCGAGGGCTACCGCCAGTCGCTCGCCGGCACCAAGGCCTCGCTCGTGGACCGTGACGCGATGGTCCACCAGGCGGCCCTGCGCGTCCAGGCCCTCGACGTCGCCGACGACGGCCTGGTGTTCGGCCGGCTCGACCTGGCCTCCCGCGAGGCCCGCTACATCGGCCGCGTCGGCGTCCGCACCAGCGAGCACGACTCCCTCGTCATCGACTGGCGGGCGCCCGCCGCCGAGGACTTCTACCGCGCCACCCCCGAGGACCCGCGCGGCGTCGTGCGCCGCCGGGTGCTGCACTCGCGCGGCCACACCGTGGTCGACCTGGAGGACGACCTGCTCGACCCGGAGGCGGCCGACGGGATGACCGTCGTCGGCGACGGCGCGTTCCTCGCCTCGCTCGCCCGCACCCGCGAGGGCGCGATGCGCGACATCGTCGCGACGATCCAGCGGGAGCAGGACGAGGTGATCCGCGCGCCCGCCGACGGGACGGTCCTGGTGCGCGGCGCCCCCGGCACCGGCAAGACCGCCGTGGCGCTGCACCGCGTCGCCTACCTGCTGTTCCGGCACCGCCGCCGGTTCGGGTCCCGCGGCGTCCTCGTCGTCGGCCCGAACCGCCGGTTCACCGCCTACATCGAGCGGGTGCTGCCCTCGCTCGGCGAGGGCTCGGCGACCCTCCGCTCGCTCGGCGACCTCGTCGACGGCGCCACCGCGACCGTCCACGACACACCGCGACTCGCCCGCGTCAAGGGCGCGGAGGCGATGGTGACGGTGCTGCGGCGCGCCGTGGCCGACCACGCCCCCGGCGCCCCGGACGAACTGCGCGTGGTGTTCAAGGGCGTCGTCGTCACCCTCGACCGCGCCCGCCTCGACCGCATCAGGAACGAGGTCCACCGGCGCAGCCGCGGCAGCGTGAACGCGGCGCGCGGCCGGGCCGCGGAGATGCTCCTGGACGCCCTCTGGCGCCGCTTCGCCGAGATCGGGGGCCCCGAGGCGGCCGAGGCCGAGGAGGGCGCCGAGGCGGGCCTGTGGAACGCGATCCTCGCCGCCGACGGACTGGCCTCCCTCGACGAGGAGCCCGCGCGCGGCAACGGCGCCGGCAACGGCGACCCGAAGCGCGCCCAGTTCGACGCGCGGGTCCGCGAGCAGCGCGCGTTCACCGACTTCCTCGTCGCCTGGTGGCCGATCCGCCGCCCGCTGGACGTGCTGCGCTCGCTCGGCGACCCGGCCCGGCTCCGCGGCGCCGCCGGACGCGACCTCGACCGCGCCGACGTCGAGCCGCTCGCCGCGTCCTGGGCCGGCGACGGCGCGCCGCTCAGCTACCAGGACGTCGCGCTGCTGGACGAGCTCGACGCGCTGCTCGGCGCCCCGCCCCGCCCGTCCCGCCGCCGCAGGCCACCGTCCGAGGACGACCCGTTCGTCGTGGACGGCGTCAACATCCTCACCGGCGAGGAGGTCGTGGACGAGACGTGGGAACCGGAGATGCAGGAGCTCACCACGTCCATGGAGCGGCTTGAGCGCTCCCGGCGGGTGGACGACGGCGTGGTCGAGGAGCGTCCCGAGTACGCGCACCTCGTCGTGGACGAGGCGCAGGACCTGTCCCCCATGCAGTGGCGGATGCTCGGCCGCCGCGGCCGCCAGGCGAGCTGGACGATCGTCGAGGACCCCGCCCAGAGCGCCTGGGAGGACCTGGCCGCCGCCCGCCGGGCCATGGAGGCCGCGCTCGGCGGCGAGCGCCCCGCGTCCCGGGGCCGCCGCCGGAACCGCAAGGCGCCCCCTCCCCGCGCCCGGCACGAGTACGAGCTGACCACGAACTACCGCAACTCCACCGAGATCGCCGCGGTCTCCGCGCGGGTGCTCGCCCGCGCGCTGCCCGAGGCCAGGCCCGCCCGCGCCGTCCGCACGTCCGGGATCGAGCCGGTCGTCCGGGTCGTCCCCGAACCCGATCTCGGTCCCGCCGCCCGCGCCGCCGTCGAGGAGCTGCTCGACCAGGTCGAGGGCACCATCGGCCTGATCGTCCCGCTCTCCCTGGAGGAGTCCGGCGGCCAGGCCTCGCTGTTCGACGGCCCCGCCACCGCCTGGGACGCCGCCGACCGCGACCGGCTCGGCGCAGGACTGCCCGAGCGCGTCCAGGTCCTGGACGTCCTGGAGGCCAAGGGACTGGAGTTCGACGCGGCGGTCATCGTGGCGCCCGAGACCGTCGCCGCCCAGTCCCCGCGCGGGCTGCGCGTGCTGTACGTGGCGGTGTCGCGGGCCACCCAGCGCCTGACCGTCCTCACCGCCGACCCCCGCTGGAAGGACACCCTGCTCACCGGCTGA
- a CDS encoding TetR/AcrR family transcriptional regulator — protein sequence MSGRNPAPRRSYAGRSAEERRAERRDRLLAAGLELFGTRGYAATSIERLCATASVSTRNFYEEFSGREELLTTLHRGINERAAEAVSAAYAQAADAGFPARVEGAVRAFVTVTASDPRWARIAFVEVIGVSAGLERHRFRWRGQWEDAMLAMVREAAARGEAVDRDHRLTMIAVIGAVNNLVHHWSARDQNVPLDDITAELTHLIVAAVTNP from the coding sequence ATGAGCGGCCGCAATCCCGCACCCAGGCGCAGCTATGCGGGCCGGTCGGCCGAGGAGCGGCGCGCGGAGCGGCGCGACCGGCTGCTGGCCGCCGGGCTCGAACTGTTCGGGACGCGCGGCTACGCGGCGACGTCCATCGAACGGCTGTGCGCGACGGCGAGCGTGTCGACCCGCAACTTCTACGAGGAGTTCTCCGGGCGCGAGGAGCTGCTCACCACGCTGCACCGCGGCATCAACGAGCGCGCCGCCGAGGCCGTCTCCGCCGCGTACGCGCAGGCGGCGGACGCCGGCTTCCCGGCCCGCGTCGAGGGCGCCGTCCGCGCGTTCGTCACCGTCACCGCGAGCGACCCGCGCTGGGCCCGCATCGCGTTCGTCGAGGTGATCGGCGTCAGCGCCGGCCTGGAGCGGCACCGCTTCCGCTGGCGCGGCCAGTGGGAGGACGCGATGCTCGCGATGGTCCGCGAGGCCGCCGCCCGCGGCGAGGCCGTCGACCGCGACCATCGCCTCACGATGATCGCCGTCATCGGCGCAGTGAACAACCTCGTCCACCACTGGTCCGCCCGCGACCAGAACGTCCCCTTGGACGACATCACTGCCGAACTGACCCACCTCATCGTGGCCGCAGTGACGAACCCCTAG
- a CDS encoding glycosyltransferase family 2 protein: protein MGNRPEELARAVSSALEQEHVDVEVVLVGNGADPVGEAAGAPPFDDERVKTLSLPKNLGIPGGRNRGVEASCGDVILFLDDDGWYRSPRLGAHLRDRFSAEPDLGVVSFRVRDPEGGRGERRHVPRLRAGDPERSSAATTFLGGACAMRRAAFDAGGGLPEDFFYAHEETDLAWQILNAGYRIVYDASAVMFHPAVLPTRHAMFYRYNARNRVWLARRNLPWPLALTYLAVWVGMTVLRERKPSALKPWFKGFLEGWRKPAGPRRPISYRTAWRMTRTGRPPII, encoded by the coding sequence ATGGGCAACCGGCCGGAGGAGCTCGCCCGCGCCGTCAGCAGCGCCCTGGAGCAGGAGCACGTGGACGTCGAGGTCGTCCTCGTCGGCAACGGCGCCGACCCCGTCGGCGAGGCGGCGGGCGCGCCGCCGTTCGACGACGAGCGCGTCAAGACCCTCAGCCTCCCGAAGAACCTCGGCATCCCGGGGGGCCGCAACCGCGGCGTGGAGGCGTCCTGCGGCGACGTCATCCTGTTTTTGGACGACGACGGCTGGTACCGCTCGCCCCGCCTCGGCGCCCATCTGCGCGACCGCTTCTCCGCCGAACCCGACCTCGGCGTCGTCTCGTTCCGCGTCCGCGACCCCGAGGGCGGGCGCGGCGAGCGCCGCCACGTCCCCCGGCTGCGCGCGGGCGACCCGGAGCGCTCGTCCGCCGCCACCACGTTCCTCGGCGGCGCCTGCGCGATGCGGCGCGCCGCGTTCGACGCCGGCGGCGGCCTCCCGGAGGACTTCTTCTACGCCCACGAGGAGACCGACCTCGCCTGGCAGATCCTCAACGCCGGCTACCGCATCGTCTACGACGCCTCGGCGGTGATGTTCCACCCCGCCGTCCTGCCGACGCGGCACGCCATGTTCTACCGCTACAACGCCCGCAACCGCGTGTGGCTGGCCCGCCGCAACCTGCCGTGGCCCCTGGCGCTCACCTACCTCGCCGTGTGGGTCGGCATGACCGTCCTGCGCGAGCGCAAGCCGAGCGCCCTCAAACCCTGGTTCAAGGGCTTCCTGGAGGGCTGGCGCAAGCCCGCCGGCCCCCGCCGCCCCATCTCCTACCGCACCGCCTGGCGCATGACCCGCACAGGCAGGCCCCCGATCATCTAG
- a CDS encoding CDP-alcohol phosphatidyltransferase family protein, with protein MEAELSGQNPPPQPPGSPEPSGGAEPPGGDHRPHRKGARIADIRRYGQPPGLKDRRNEEHWAGRLYMRDLSPFFGWIALRLGFSPNQLTYMMMLSGVLAGVAVSLPADPLWTALAGAFLIQVYLLLDCVDGEVARYLRQTSVAGVFLDRIGHYLSEVSLLAGLGFMAQGGWENGGWVELGLLAALGAALIKAETDNVVVARAKSGLPADPTGGDRALRPRSTGIALARQAASMLRFHRIIGAVELSLLILAAAVIDTLTGGDDPVAVRVLMVAVAAVAVLQTLLHLVSILASRRLK; from the coding sequence ATGGAGGCTGAGCTGTCCGGGCAGAACCCACCCCCGCAGCCCCCCGGCTCCCCCGAACCATCCGGCGGCGCCGAGCCCCCGGGCGGCGACCACCGGCCGCACCGCAAGGGTGCGCGGATCGCCGACATCCGCCGGTACGGCCAGCCGCCCGGTCTGAAGGACCGGCGCAACGAGGAGCACTGGGCGGGCCGCCTCTACATGCGCGACCTGTCCCCGTTCTTCGGGTGGATCGCGCTGCGGCTCGGGTTCAGCCCCAACCAGCTGACCTACATGATGATGCTCAGCGGCGTCCTCGCCGGCGTCGCGGTGTCGCTGCCCGCCGACCCGCTGTGGACGGCGCTCGCCGGCGCGTTCCTCATCCAGGTCTACCTGCTGCTCGACTGCGTCGACGGAGAGGTCGCCCGCTACCTGCGGCAGACGTCGGTCGCCGGGGTGTTCCTCGACCGGATCGGCCACTACCTGTCGGAGGTGTCGCTGCTCGCCGGGCTCGGCTTCATGGCGCAGGGCGGCTGGGAGAACGGCGGCTGGGTCGAGCTCGGCCTGCTCGCCGCCCTCGGCGCCGCGCTGATCAAGGCGGAGACCGACAACGTCGTCGTCGCCCGCGCCAAGTCCGGGCTGCCCGCCGACCCGACCGGCGGCGACCGCGCGCTGCGGCCCCGCTCCACCGGCATCGCGCTGGCCCGGCAGGCGGCGTCCATGCTGCGCTTCCACCGCATCATCGGCGCGGTCGAGCTGTCGCTGCTGATCCTCGCCGCCGCCGTGATCGACACGCTCACGGGCGGGGACGACCCCGTCGCGGTCCGCGTCCTGATGGTCGCGGTCGCCGCCGTCGCCGTCCTCCAGACCCTGCTGCACCTGGTCAGCATCCTGGCCTCCCGGAGGCTGAAGTGA
- a CDS encoding iron-containing alcohol dehydrogenase family protein, which yields MLTAPLSIDVRRGAVATLGELLADRRIVTEGRVAIAVGPGQGDQIAEHVRPSLSACEVFHVAGGTVDAAVDLGSRLRAGSYEAVVGIGGGRTIDATKYAATLSGIPMVSVATNLSHDGICSPVASLVHDKGKGSFGVVMPLAMIVDLDYVHAAPDRLVRAGIGDVVSNFSAVDDWLLAAEETGERVDRMALTVARTAAEALLHQPGSIDSDRFLTVLAEGLVLSGMAMAFAGDSRPASGGDHEILHAIDHLFPDTANHGELAGIGAAFCYHLRATRLGTGHERLEEILTCLGRHGLPRFPADIGLSPEQFAEAVRYAPQTRPGRYTILEHLSLDEDETRKAVHEYVQAHGG from the coding sequence ATGCTGACCGCGCCGCTCTCCATCGACGTGCGGCGCGGAGCCGTGGCGACCCTGGGCGAACTGCTCGCCGACAGGCGGATCGTCACCGAGGGCCGCGTCGCGATCGCCGTCGGCCCCGGCCAGGGCGACCAGATCGCCGAGCACGTCCGACCGTCCCTGTCGGCCTGCGAGGTGTTCCACGTCGCGGGCGGCACCGTGGACGCGGCGGTCGACCTGGGGTCCCGGCTGCGCGCCGGGTCCTACGAGGCGGTCGTCGGCATCGGCGGCGGCCGGACCATCGACGCCACCAAGTACGCGGCGACGCTGTCGGGCATCCCGATGGTGTCGGTCGCCACGAACCTGTCGCACGACGGGATCTGCTCGCCGGTCGCCTCCCTCGTCCACGACAAGGGCAAGGGCTCGTTCGGCGTCGTGATGCCGCTGGCGATGATCGTCGACCTCGACTACGTGCACGCCGCGCCCGACCGGCTCGTCCGGGCCGGGATCGGCGACGTGGTGAGCAACTTCTCCGCCGTGGACGACTGGCTCCTCGCCGCCGAGGAGACCGGCGAGCGGGTCGACCGGATGGCGCTCACCGTGGCGCGCACCGCCGCCGAGGCCCTGCTGCACCAGCCCGGCTCGATCGACTCGGACCGGTTCCTGACCGTCCTCGCCGAGGGGCTCGTGCTGTCGGGGATGGCGATGGCGTTCGCCGGGGACTCCCGCCCGGCGTCCGGCGGCGACCACGAGATCCTGCACGCGATCGACCACCTCTTCCCCGACACCGCCAACCACGGCGAACTGGCCGGGATCGGCGCCGCGTTCTGCTACCACCTGCGCGCCACCCGGCTCGGCACGGGGCACGAGCGGCTCGAAGAGATCCTCACCTGCCTCGGACGGCACGGACTGCCCCGGTTCCCGGCCGACATCGGGCTGTCCCCCGAGCAGTTCGCGGAGGCGGTGCGGTACGCCCCGCAGACCCGCCCCGGCCGCTATACGATCTTGGAACACCTCAGCCTCGACGAGGACGAGACGCGCAAGGCGGTGCACGAGTATGTCCAGGCCCATGGAGGCTGA